In the Planktothrix serta PCC 8927 genome, one interval contains:
- a CDS encoding MoaD/ThiS family protein, which produces MAVKVLIPTPLQKFTNNQATLECEGSNVSELIESLEANCPGIKKSLCDDVGKPRKFLNFYVNSEDIRFLEGTKTELKDGDEVSIVPAVAGG; this is translated from the coding sequence ATGGCTGTTAAAGTTTTAATTCCCACACCCCTGCAAAAATTTACCAATAATCAAGCTACGCTTGAGTGTGAAGGGTCTAATGTTTCTGAATTAATTGAATCCTTAGAAGCCAATTGTCCAGGGATTAAAAAAAGTCTCTGTGATGATGTGGGAAAACCTCGTAAATTTTTGAATTTCTATGTTAATAGTGAAGATATTCGCTTCTTAGAAGGAACAAAAACAGAACTGAAAGATGGCGATGAAGTCAGTATTGTTCCGGCGGTTGCTGGCGGTTAA